AATAATTCTGATGCGTTCCCGTTTTCGTTCTTCTTTATATAATTAACTAACTCTAGGACCACTTTTGCACCAACTGGTTCAGTTCCGTGAATAGAAGCGTTAATAAGGATTGGTAATTTCATATCCTTATACGTACTAGTATGTCTTGAAGGTTTAGAAGTTAGTTCTTTATATTGTTTTTGACAATAGGAAATCCCATATTTCATTGGGTCTTCACTAATTACAATGCAATCTATATCTTCTCCCAATACCGATTTTCCAATGGTTTCAATTAAAAAATTAGGGTTATCTAGTTCATTTTTTAAAATCCTTTTTATTTTTTGAACTAAAGTTACATGTCGAACCATGCTATTCCCTCCCAGTTTTATAGTTTTGAGGTAAGTTCAGCTTTTGTTCGGTTCAATGGCTTTTCGACTGACCTTATAATAGTTAATTCAATTGGAGTGAAAAATGAAATAGATGAATCAATCATTTATTTAGGGTTTTGTTATTTTAAGAAATAATACTAAAATAGATAATAAGTCTGTTTGTATTTTAATAGGTTATAATCATTATTATTAGTATTGTGTGGAACATTGGTATGGGGGAATGGTTTAATGGCTGCAGTAAAGTCAGTTAAAATTGATGGTGAGACTATACAAATTTTTAATAGCGCCATTTATATCTTTGAATCTACTTCGGGGTATACACTTGAATTGGATTTGATCGTTAGTGAAGTTACGGAGAGAAAATATAAGAAAGAGCAAAATTTAATTATTGAGATAGAATTAGAAAATGGCAGGCTGATTGATTCTATTATGCACTTAAAAACATTGTCAGGAGGATTACCACAGCTTAATTTATTCTGTGACCTCGACTCCATTGATGAGTACGAAGAACTTGAAAGGGTAAATGAAAATAGTTCATCGTTTCCGAATGTAGAAGAGGGAATTACATTAGAAGAGATTAGAAAAGTAGAAATGCCGAATGAGAACATTAGCCTAAAATTACATTTGCCCATCGATCAGGTCGAATGGTTAAAAAGCCAAAAAAAGGCTAGTTTAAACGAAATGTTAAGCGCGTTTATATCTGAATATTGGAAAAAATAGGAAGGAAGGAGTAATCTCATAGGAAGTGGAATAAATATAATATCGGATTATACGTTGTTTTTAAAAGAGGGGTGGGACTCAATTGGCTGCAACTCCAAAACCGGCCTCAACTGTAGTGTTGATGGACGAATTATCTAGGGTGTATCTAACAAAGCGACCAAGCACTATGAAGTTTTTGGGCGGATTTCATGTGTTCCCTGGAGGAACGGTAGAAAGTCATGATACATTAGTGCAAGATGAATATGTAAATTGTGATGAAGCACTAATTTCTATTAATCTTTCATATTATATTGCGGCAGCTAGAGAATTGTTTGAAGAAGTGGGGATATTGCTGTGTAATTCGTTAGATGGTCTCCCGGTTTTATTGTCTAAGGAGAAGGCTGTGAAATATCGAAATGATCTTGTGAAGAACGAAATCCATTTTATTCAGGTATTAGAGCAAGAAAAGGTTTATTTTGATCCTCAATGTTTAACTTATTTCGGGCAAATTATTACACCGGAGGAAAGTCCGATTCGTTTCGATACCCGTTTTTTTCTAGCAAAACTTCCACAAGGACAAACTCCAGAACCAGACCAAAACGAAATTGATGGAGCGATGTGGATTAAGCCGGAAGACGCAATAACTGCACTTGAAAATGAACAAATTAAACTCGCACCACCAACGATTCTTACCCTTCGAGCGATCATTGATTTTAAAAAAAGTGGCGTCTTAAAGATGGCTGTAACAAAAGAGGATTTAATGAAATTGTTTAAGTATTTATAATAGTAAAAAGGGGATCGCTTCCATGCAAATTACATTTGAGAATATACATAAACATACTCATTTAATGACGGAAAATGATTTATACCAACACTATCACTTTCCGGAAATGTTATCGCGTTACGATAGCAATTATATCGAATTTAAAACCTTTCCTACACTAGATAAATTAAAAGAGGCAGAACGTTATTTACGTGATTTCCATCGAAAAAATGGTCAGAAGCATGTTAAATTTAAGTTTCCTGTCAATGAAAGAGTCCCAGCTGATTTAGTGAATTACTTAAATAAGGAACATTATGATATTGGTTTTCTAGAATTATATGCAATTGAACCGAACCAATTTCCAAAGGTAAAGGATCACCCTGACATTGAGGTTCAAATTGTAACAAATCAAAATTTGAAAGCATTTCTTGCTTTACAATATCAGCAAGATATCGTGTTTGGGAGCAATTTCGCCAATCAAAAGGTTGAGTTAAATAAGTGGATTTTTGAGAACCCGAATTTTATGCAGCTGCTTGCATTATATAAAGGAACGCCAGCAGGTACAGTGGATGTCATTATTTCGGAGGATACAGCTGAAATTGATAATTTAGGTGTGGATGAAGCTTTCCAAAAGAAAGGAATCGGCACCAGGATTCAAAAATTTGTGATGGATAACTTCCACGATAAGACAGTTATTTTAGTCGCAGATGGCCAAGACACCCCAAAAGAAATGTATAAGAGACAAAACTACCAATACCTTGGTTATCAATATTACACACAAAAAGTTGAAGATTAAAATTGAATAAAAAATGCTTGGGTTCTTTAACGTCACTCGGAGTTACAATGGGAACTGAATGATTAGAAAGAAAAAGTCGTTTACTTTAATGGTAAGCGGCTTTTGTTTTACCTTATTGATTTAGCAAATGAGTGAAAAATAGTTTTCTGAATAGTTTTTATATATTGACACATTAGTCATAAGTGACTACAATTTTATATATAGAAATCTGATTCAAATAGGAGAATAATATGAAAGCTGAAAATTATTCAAGAACTGACCGTCGAAAGGCATTAATACGCGAGCAGATTGTGAGTGGTGCTTTGGAGTCTTTTTCCGAAATGGGCTACATGAAAACAACTGTGAATGATATTACTTCACGTGCTGATGTGGGGCATGGAACCTTTTATCATTATTTCAAAAATAAGCAGGACCTATTAACTAAACTGGTAGACGAACTGGCGGAGAAAGTGGATGAATATGTCCAGCCAAAGAATATGCAACTAACCGTTTACGAGAGAATGAAATATGAAGCTCAAAGAATTCTTGAGTACTACGTAAATAACAGTAGCATTTTGCTGGCGTTAAAAGAAGCGCTGATGGTGGACAGACAATTTGAGGAACAATGGCTGAAAATTAGTGAAAGCTTATTTAAGCGAATTGAGCGCGATATCAAAGGTTCGATCCAAAAGGGATACTGCCACGATGTGAATGAAGAGGTCACGATTCGAGCTTTAACATGTATGTTTGAGGGTTATGGGCATCATCTAATGGTACAGCCAGTGACACCAGCAGAAATACAAGAGGTTGCTCAATCATTGACAGATTTGTGTTATAAAGCTGTATTTAAGGAATAATGTATTCGATTTACTAAATAGCTAGAATAAGCAGCGAAGTTAATCCTATTGTTGCTTATTCTTTATGATTGATTTTTCCTTTTTAGGAAAATTTTATATTTAATGTATGCGCTTACAATATTAATTTAATTTTACAGATACAAATAAACTTTAATTTTTTCAGTTTGATTTTATTTTAAAGTTTATTTGCTTCTTTTTACTTATAAATGACAGAGAAGTCACGTTTGATTGTGTTGTCATTGTTAGAAAATTAAAAGGAAAATATGCCGATGCTGGCGAACATTAAAGGAGGTGAGGAATAAACAAAAAACTCGATCATCGTGATGTGAAACTGGATGACCATAATTTCAGTTTACGTCACCCTTATCGTAACTGCACATAGGAAACATCATTGAAACCATACTTAGTACTATGCATAATGAACCAAGTCAAAATGAAGTAACAACCATACATTCGTTTTTAGTGCACCTATAGATTCTACAGTGTAAACAATGGAGTCATATTAAATAGATGCAAAGGGAGAGGATTAATTTGGCGAAACACGAGATTTACCATTCTACCGTATTAAAGGAGTCTTACTGGCCGGCTGATACTTCACTTCCATTAAACGATTGGACTGTTGCTCAAGTATTAAGGGAAGTTACAGCGGAAGTTCCTAATCGGATTGCATTAGTCGAAGGGGGTGCGGATTCGGCAAAACGCAGAAGATGGACATACAGTCAGTTGCTAGCTGATTCTGAGCGAGTTGCTTCTGCATTGCTTACAAAATTTAGGCCTGGGGAACGGGTAGCGGTTTGGGCTCCAAATGAAGTGGAATGGGTACTGATTGAATTTGGCTGTGCCATTGCAGGAGTCACCTTAGTGACTGTTAATCCTGCGTTAAGGGAGAAAGAACTAGATTATTTGTTACGTCAATCAGAAGCAGCAGGAATCTTCCTTGTTGATGAATACCGTGGCTATAACATGCTCGAGGCGGTTACCAATGTTCGCGAAAATTTACCATTACTGCGGGAAGTGATTCGTTTTACGAATTTTGAGGAATTCATAAATTGCGGCAGTCAATCAACTATTTTTCCAGTAGTAAAGCCTGAAGATCCTTTTGTCATCATGTATACCTCAGGTACAACTGGTAAATCCAAGGGTGCCATCCTTCACAATAAAGGCATAACCAACTCAACTAAATTTATGGCTGAACGTGCAGGAATGGAAGTCGGCGGTGTATGGGTGAATGTTATGCCGCTTGTTCATATGGGCGGCTGTGGGTTTGCCGTACTCGGAACCCTTCAACAACGAGGCACTCATGTACTCGTAAATGCGTTCGACCCAGGATTATTCCTTGAATTGATCGAGAAAGAGAGAGGGTCCTTCGCACTGCTTGTACCAACAATGGTTGAAGCAATCCTAAACCATCCTGATCGGAAAAAATACAATCTCTCAACCTTTAAATCTCTACTATCTGGTGCCTCTAAGGTTGAACCTTATTTAGTTCGCCGGGTGAAAGAAGAACTTGGCTGTGGGATGTCGATTGTTTGCGGTCAAACCGAGATGCATGGCGGAACAACTCAAACGCACCTTGATGATTCCCCTGAGGACCAGGCAGAAACTATTGGGCAGCCTTATCCGCATATTGAAGTGAAGATTGCTGATCCTGCAACCGGCGAAGTGCTTCCGCTTGGTATGGATGGGGAGATTTGCTGTCGCGGGTATCAAACAATGGTTGGCTATTATAATATGCCTGAACAGACAGCCGCTACCCTTAAGGACGATGGCTGGCTGCATTCAGGCGATATTGGCTCAATGGATGAAAGAGGTTTTATTAAAATTAAGGGTAGATTGAAGGATATGATTATCCGCGGAGGCGTCAATATTTATCCAAGTGAAGTGGAATCACTGTTGCGAGACCACCCTAAGGTAGCCGATATAGCTGTAGTAGGCATGCCGGATGAGTATTGGGGAGAACAAGTCACGGCGCTTATCATCCCAACTTCCTTTGCTAATCTGCCAACAGAATCCGATCTTACAGAATACTGTAAAGCCAATATGGCAGGTTTTAAGAGACCAAGGAATTGGTATTTCGTTAAAGAATTTCCAAAGACAGCAGCAGGGAAGATCCAGAAATTTAAGCTGCAGGAAATGGTCAAAAATGGTGAAGTAGAGCAAGGTACTAATTTAACGATATAAGGTGCAGGGGTGTTCCAAGTTGGACACCCTATTTTTGTTGTCTTTGAATACTAAGAGAATAGATGAAAATTTTTATATTTTTGAATTATCAGTTTATATTGACATTAGTGTCATATATGACTACAATGTTTATAAAGGTAAAATTTACGAAAAATAGGAGTTAAAAATATGAAAATGGCAAAATCTCAGAAGGCAACGAAAGTACACCGGCCGAAGACGTTGAATCAGAATCAAATCATGTTAAGTGCTATTGAAGTGTTTTCTGAAATCGGTTACATGAAGGCGACTGTCAAAGACATCACGACAAGAGCTAATGTAGGACATGGAACCTTTTACCATTACTTTATAAATAAAAATAACCTCCTAGATCAATTAGTAGACGAACTTTTCGAAAAGGTTAAACATGATGTACAGCCCAAAACCTTGTCGAAAAGCCTTTATGAAACGATGAAAGATGAATCCCGAATAATATTAGACTTTTACAATCAAAACAGAGGAGTACTCCTAGCATTAAAAGAAGCGATGATGGTCGACCAGCATTATAAAGAAAAATGGTTGGAAATAAGTGAGAGATTATTTATAAGGATTGAGCGCGATATTAAAGGCTCTATGAAAAAAGGATACTGCCACAATATGAATGTCCAAGTTACGATTCGTGCACTTGCTTGTATGTTTGAAGGTTATGGAAATCACATTATGCGGCAGCCAACTAGCTCAAGAGAAATAGAGATGACTGCTGAGTCTTTAACGGACTTTTGCTATAAAGCGGTTTTTAAGCTCGAAGCCTAAGTACTAGAGTAGTAGCTGGTGCAATTCTATAAAACACAGGTACATAGGAAGTAAACAAAACAAATTAGTCAATAGGAGGTTAGCAATAATATGCAGGATGTTTTTATTATCGGGATTGGGATGAACAAATTTGGTAAGTACCCCGGAGAGACAGTTAGGACCATGGCAGAGCAGGTAATACAGCAATCTTTGGAGGACGCTGGAATTAGCGCAAAAGATTTACAGGCTGGCTTTTTCTCAAATACCTTTTGGGGAATGTTTGATAAGCAGCACTCGATTCGCGGTCAGGTGGTTTTCAGAGGGATGGGGATTGATAAGATTCCCGTTACAAATGTGGAAAATGCTTGTGCAGGAGCCTCAACTGCTCTGCACCTAGCATATACAGGAATTCGAGCTGGCATGTATGATGTCGCCATTGCCGTAGGTTCTGAAAAGTTAACGAACCCAGATAAAGCAAAATCATTATCCGCATACTCAAGCTGTATGGACGTAGAGAACTTTGATAGACAGATCAATTTGTTATTGGATTATGGAAAGAACCTAGAGGTTGCACTCCCTCAGGAAGAATCACCACCTGGGGCTGGAAGAAGCGTTTTTATGGATGTTTACGCGATGATGACTCGTTGGCATATGAGCAAGTATGGTACAACCCAAAGACAACTAGCAGCAATTGCATCGAAAAACCATTTTCACTCTTCTCTTAATCCAAAAGCACAGTATCAGAATCGGATGAGCATTGAAGATGTTCTGTACGATAGTCCTGTTACCTACCCTTTAACTCGCAGTATGTGTGCTCCAGTTGGGGACGGGGCAGCAGCAGTTATCGTTTGCTCTGAAAGATTTTTGAAAAAGCTTGAAAAATCTCGTCCAGTTAAAATTCTTGCTTCCGTCCATGGTCAAGGTTCAGACAGAGACCTTGATGGGGAGGATATCGGTGAAAGGCTTGCAAGAGAGGCGTATGAAAAAGCAGGGCTTGGTCCACAGGATATTGATTTAGCTGAATTACATGACGCTACTGCTTATGGTGAGCTGCACCAAAGTGAAGCAATGGGATTTTGCCCTCCTGGTGAAGGGGGAGCACTAGCAGAATCAGGCGCCACAACGCTGGGAGGATCGATTCCCATTAATACGAGTGGTGGACTTGAAAGCAGGGGCCATCCAATTGGGGCTTCCGGTCTTGCACAAATATACGAAGTTGTTACCCAGCTTAGAGGGGAAGCTGGAAACAGACAGGTTATTGGGGCAAGAATCGGTCTAGCTGAAAATGGCGGCGGCAGTATTGGTGTCGAAGAAGCTGCCATGTGTATTCATGTCTTAGAAAAAGTATAAGTGGAGGTTTTGAACTGTGGATTATAACTTAACAGAAGAATTGTCGATGTTAAAGGATATGACCTATAAATTTGCAGCAAATGAAATTGCTCCACATTCTGCGGAATGTGATAGAGAAGAGAAATATACTCCTGAAATTGTAAAAAAAGCTGCAGAATTAGGTCTCGTTGGAGCATGGATACCTGAAGAATATGGCGGCGCTGGGATGGGGATATTAGGCCAGGCCATAATTACAGAACAGCTATCCCGTGTAGATATGGGAATTGGAACGAATATTATCACAGCAAGTTTCGGATGTGAAGCAATATATCTATACGGCTCCGAGGAACAGAAGCAAAAGTATTTACCTAAGGTGTGCAGTGGCGAGTGGGTCTCATCAGGAGCATTCACCGAGCCTAATGCCGGAACGGACGCGGCAGGGTAT
This genomic stretch from Neobacillus niacini harbors:
- a CDS encoding TetR/AcrR family transcriptional regulator, giving the protein MKAENYSRTDRRKALIREQIVSGALESFSEMGYMKTTVNDITSRADVGHGTFYHYFKNKQDLLTKLVDELAEKVDEYVQPKNMQLTVYERMKYEAQRILEYYVNNSSILLALKEALMVDRQFEEQWLKISESLFKRIERDIKGSIQKGYCHDVNEEVTIRALTCMFEGYGHHLMVQPVTPAEIQEVAQSLTDLCYKAVFKE
- a CDS encoding NUDIX hydrolase — protein: MAATPKPASTVVLMDELSRVYLTKRPSTMKFLGGFHVFPGGTVESHDTLVQDEYVNCDEALISINLSYYIAAARELFEEVGILLCNSLDGLPVLLSKEKAVKYRNDLVKNEIHFIQVLEQEKVYFDPQCLTYFGQIITPEESPIRFDTRFFLAKLPQGQTPEPDQNEIDGAMWIKPEDAITALENEQIKLAPPTILTLRAIIDFKKSGVLKMAVTKEDLMKLFKYL
- a CDS encoding class I adenylate-forming enzyme family protein; the encoded protein is MAKHEIYHSTVLKESYWPADTSLPLNDWTVAQVLREVTAEVPNRIALVEGGADSAKRRRWTYSQLLADSERVASALLTKFRPGERVAVWAPNEVEWVLIEFGCAIAGVTLVTVNPALREKELDYLLRQSEAAGIFLVDEYRGYNMLEAVTNVRENLPLLREVIRFTNFEEFINCGSQSTIFPVVKPEDPFVIMYTSGTTGKSKGAILHNKGITNSTKFMAERAGMEVGGVWVNVMPLVHMGGCGFAVLGTLQQRGTHVLVNAFDPGLFLELIEKERGSFALLVPTMVEAILNHPDRKKYNLSTFKSLLSGASKVEPYLVRRVKEELGCGMSIVCGQTEMHGGTTQTHLDDSPEDQAETIGQPYPHIEVKIADPATGEVLPLGMDGEICCRGYQTMVGYYNMPEQTAATLKDDGWLHSGDIGSMDERGFIKIKGRLKDMIIRGGVNIYPSEVESLLRDHPKVADIAVVGMPDEYWGEQVTALIIPTSFANLPTESDLTEYCKANMAGFKRPRNWYFVKEFPKTAAGKIQKFKLQEMVKNGEVEQGTNLTI
- a CDS encoding GNAT family N-acetyltransferase — encoded protein: MQITFENIHKHTHLMTENDLYQHYHFPEMLSRYDSNYIEFKTFPTLDKLKEAERYLRDFHRKNGQKHVKFKFPVNERVPADLVNYLNKEHYDIGFLELYAIEPNQFPKVKDHPDIEVQIVTNQNLKAFLALQYQQDIVFGSNFANQKVELNKWIFENPNFMQLLALYKGTPAGTVDVIISEDTAEIDNLGVDEAFQKKGIGTRIQKFVMDNFHDKTVILVADGQDTPKEMYKRQNYQYLGYQYYTQKVED
- a CDS encoding TetR/AcrR family transcriptional regulator; protein product: MKMAKSQKATKVHRPKTLNQNQIMLSAIEVFSEIGYMKATVKDITTRANVGHGTFYHYFINKNNLLDQLVDELFEKVKHDVQPKTLSKSLYETMKDESRIILDFYNQNRGVLLALKEAMMVDQHYKEKWLEISERLFIRIERDIKGSMKKGYCHNMNVQVTIRALACMFEGYGNHIMRQPTSSREIEMTAESLTDFCYKAVFKLEA
- a CDS encoding thiolase family protein yields the protein MQDVFIIGIGMNKFGKYPGETVRTMAEQVIQQSLEDAGISAKDLQAGFFSNTFWGMFDKQHSIRGQVVFRGMGIDKIPVTNVENACAGASTALHLAYTGIRAGMYDVAIAVGSEKLTNPDKAKSLSAYSSCMDVENFDRQINLLLDYGKNLEVALPQEESPPGAGRSVFMDVYAMMTRWHMSKYGTTQRQLAAIASKNHFHSSLNPKAQYQNRMSIEDVLYDSPVTYPLTRSMCAPVGDGAAAVIVCSERFLKKLEKSRPVKILASVHGQGSDRDLDGEDIGERLAREAYEKAGLGPQDIDLAELHDATAYGELHQSEAMGFCPPGEGGALAESGATTLGGSIPINTSGGLESRGHPIGASGLAQIYEVVTQLRGEAGNRQVIGARIGLAENGGGSIGVEEAAMCIHVLEKV